In Tessaracoccus sp. MC1865, the DNA window GCGACCCCCAACTCTCCCCCGTGCGCGGCATCTTCGCCGCCCAGCAGATCAAGCCGCAGGCCCGGACGCTCGCCACCGACAGGGGCATCGAGTGCCGCCTGATCGACTACGACGCACTGCGGGGTCTCGACAACGTCGACGAGCGGCTCTTCTGATGGGTCGGCGCCCCTCCAAGCACCTGCGGGCGCCGCGCCCGCTGCTCTCCGGCGGCTCGCAGCGCAGGGTGAGGAAGGGGGGCGTCAGCTACATCGTGCGCGACGTCCCCGCACAGCGGGCGGAGAAGGAGTACCGCTGTCCCGGCTGCCAGCAGACGGTCGCCTCCGGCACCGCGCACGTCGTCGCCTGGCCTGAGAACGGCGCCTACGGCCTCGACACGGGCATCGAGGCCCGACGACATTGGCACACACACTGCTGGGGACAGGCATGACGAACCAACTGCACCACCTCACCATCGGTTCCGGGGAACACACAGCAGTGTTCCTGCACGGGCTCTTCGGTCAAGGCAAGAACTTCGGCTCCATCGCCACCGGGCTGACGGGTGTCGCCACCAGCTACCTGGTGGATCTCCCCAACCACGGCCGCTCGCCGTGGACGGAGACGTTCTCGCTGGACAACCAGGCCGCAGAGGTCGCCGAATGGCTCCACCAGTCGTTCGACGAGCCCGTCGCACTCATCGGACACTCGCTGGGCGGCAAGATCGCCATGCGCGTCGCCCTCCAGGCGCCGGAACTGGTCGAGAAGCTGATGGTGGTGGACATCTCGCCCGCCCGCAACGTGGAGGCGGCCCAGTTCGTCAACCTGGTGGCGGCGCTACGCTCACTCGACCTGGCTGAGGTGCACAGCCGGACCCAGGCCGAGGAGGCCCTCGAGGAACTCATCCCGGACCGGACGGTGCGCCGCTTCCTGCTGCAGAACCTGCACCACAAGGACCACGTGTGGTTCTGGCTGGCGAACCTGGACCTGCTGGCAGATTCACTCCACGCGGTGGGCGGCTGGCCCCACATCGAGGGCGAGTTCGACGGGCCGGTGTTGTGGGTGACCGGAGGCCGCTCCCCCTACTGCCTGCCTGAGCATGAGGCGCCCATGCAGGCGCTCTTCCCGAGGGTGCGTCAGGTGACGGTGAGGAACGCCGGGCATTGGGTGCACGCCGATGACCCGGAGACCTTCACCAGCATCACCCGGATGTTCCTGACCCAGAACTGAGGAGCGGCGGCACTTCCTGGCTGAGCACGAAGATGCCCATCGCCAACACGAAGATGCCGAACCCCTTGCGCAGCGCCTTCTCCGGAACCATCCGGGTCAGGCGGGCACCGATGAGCGCCCCGACCATGGCCGTGGCGGTCACTCCCAGCACGAGCGGCCAGTCGATGCTCACCGTCGTCAGGTAGCCGGCGAGGCCCGCGAACGACTTCATCGAAATCACCAGCAGCGACGTGCCCACGGCCACGGACATGCGCAGGCCCCCGAGCAGCGCCAGCGCAGGAACGACCAGGAACCCGCCCCCGGCGCCCACCAGACCGGTCACGGCGCCGACGACGAGGCCCTCGAGCACGATCTTCGCCACCGGGAGATGGTCGCGCTTCTTCGTCGTCCCTGCTTTTCGGCCGCGGATCATGGCCACCGAGGTGGCGATCATCATCAACGCGAAGAGCAGCATCAGCACGAAGCCCGGGATGCGGCCCCCGGCCAGACCACCGGCGAACGCACCGGCCATGCTGGCCGCGCCGAAGACCAGGCCGGTGCGCCACTGCACGTTGCCGGCGCGCGCGTGCGCGAAGAGGCTCAGCATCGAGGTGGCACCCACGATGAACAGCGAGGAGGCGATCGCCTCCTTGGGCCCCATGCCGGCGACATAGGTCAGCAGGGGCACGGTGAGGATGGACCCGCCGCCGCCGAGGAGGCCCAATGAGAGCCCGACGGCGACGGCGAGGACCAGTACCAGGACTGTGGTGACCACCTACTTGGCGGCTTCCTGGTAGGCCACCCACCCCAGCCAACTACCGTCCAACTCGGCCACGTCATAGCCCTTCCGACGCAGGGCCGAGGCGGCCACGGAGTTGCGGACCCCGCTGCGGCAGTAGGAGACGATCCTGCCGTCGCGGGGCAGCTCGTCCAGATGCCACAGGACGCGGCCGCCGCTCAGCTGGTACGAACCGTCGATGGCGCCCTCGGCGTGCTCGGTCTTGTTGCGGACATCCAGCAGCATGTCGCGCTCGTAGGACGCGAGCTCGGCCGGCTGGACCACCGTCGGGGTGTACATGGGCAGCCCATCGAGGCTCGTGGTGTAGCCAGCGACCTGGTCGATCCCGACGCGCATGAGGTGCTGCCGGTAGGCGTTGGCCTCGTCGCGGTCCGACGCAAGGAGGACCAGGGACGCTGTGTCGGTCTCGGGATCGTAGACCCAGGAGCCGTAGGTGGCGGACTTGTCCAGGCCGGGCACGTTCACGGAGCCCTTCACCGTCCCGCCATGGACCTCGTCGTGCGGACGCGTGTCGACGAGGATGACCTCGCCGTCGCCGATCTGCGCCGCCAGGGACGCTTTGTCCAGTTCGGGGAGTTCGGCGAGCGGGTGGCCCAGCACGGCCGGTCCGCTCCGGTTCTGACGCTTCATCCGCCCGAAGTAGGCGTGCGCGTCGGGCTGGCCGTCGAGGAGCTCATAGACGAAGCCCTGCTCGTCGTCGGAGGCCAGGAAGGGTGCCCACCAGGCGTAGGTGCGCTCGTAGCCCACCGTGGTGGACGGCAGCGCGCCGAGCGCCTTGCCGCAGGCGCTGCCCGCGCCGTGGGCCGGGTAGACCTGCACGTGGTCGGGGAGCTGGAGGAAGACGTTCTTGAGGCTGGCGAAGAGCTGCCTGGCGCCACCGAAGCGGGTGTCGACTCCGCCGGCGGCCTCGTCGAGCAGGTCGGGGCGGCCGAGGTCGCCGGAGAAGACGAAGTCCCCTGACAGCAGGTAGCCGGGGTCGCTGGCGAAGGCGCCGTCTGTGACGAGGAATGACAGGTGTTCGGGGGTGTGGCCCGGGGTGTGACGGGCCTCGATGGTGATGTTGCCGATGGTGATGGTGTTGCGGTCGTAGAGGCGCTCACCCTCGAAGTCGTATTGCCAGTCCTCGCCGCCCTCACCTGAGACGTAGATCGTGGCGCCCGTGGCGGCGGCAAGTTCGCGGGTGCCGGACAGGTAGTCGGCGTGGATGTGGGTCTCGGTGACGGCCACGATCTTCATGTCGTGCCGGGCGGCCAGCTCGAGGTACTCGTCGATGTCGCGTCGGGGGTCGACGACGACGGCGGTGTTCTCCGCCTGGCATCCGATCAGGTAGCTGGCCTGAGCGAGATCTTCGTCGTAGAAGCGATGCAGCAGCATGGTGATCTTCTCCTCGTGGGTCTGTAATGACACCACCCTAACAGATACCCCCGGGGGTATCCATAACACCGACGAAGTCCGTTGTCAGGTCACTGAACAGTGAATCAGCCGAGCGTGACGGCGGTGATCTTCGCCTCCGCGATGGGCGAGGTCTGGTCCCCCGCGTCCACGCCCTGGGCCGCGATGCCGCCCACCACATCGATGCCGGCCTGGTCCATGGTGCCGAAGACCGTGTAATCCGGCGCCAGCTGCGAATCCGCATAGACCAGGAAGAACTGCGAGCCGTTGGTGTCCGGGCCCGCATTGGCCATAGCGACGGTCCCCGTCGGGTAGGCCGCCTGCCCCAGGTCCTTGATGGGCTCGAGCTCGTCGGCGTAGCTGTAGCCCGGCCCACCCATGCCCGTGGCCGATGGGTCGCCGCACTGCAGCACGAAGATGCCGTAGTCCGTGAGGCGGTGGCACACGGTGTCGTCGAAGTATCCCTGCTCCGCGAGCGAGACGAACGAGTTGACGGTGCACGGGGCCTTGGCCCGGTCCATCGTGATGGTGACGTCACCTGCCGTCAGCTCGAGTGTGGCGGTCACCTCGCCCTGCGTCGGCACCCCTGTGGTGGCTGGCGCATCGACGGCCTTCGCGGGCTCCCCCGCGCTGGGGTACTCGCAGGTGGTGGTGTTCTCGCCCGAGACCGGACCTGTGTTGGTCTGGTTCGCGTCGGTACAGGCGGAGAAGGAAACGAGCGCGGCCGCGCTCAACATGGCAAGGGCTCGAATACGCACGGCTTCACTCTGGCATAGATTGGGACCATGGTCACACTCTCGAAGATCTATACCCGCACCGGCGACGCGGGCACCACCCGCCTGTCAGACAACTCCGAAGTCCGCAAGACCGATCTGCGCGTCGAGGCCTACGGGCACACCGACGAGGCGAACTCCGTCATCGGTGTGGCCGTCGCCCTCGGAGGGTTGCCGGATCGGGTGGTCGAGATGCTGGCCCTCGTCCGCAACGAGCTGTTCGACGTGGGCGCGGACATCTCCAACCCGCTGGACCCGGACCCCAAGTGGCCCCCGCTGCGCATCGAGCAGCCCTCGATCGACCGTCTCGAGGCGTACTGCGACGAGCTCCAAGAGGACCTGCCGGTCCTGCGCAGCTTCATCCTCCCCGGTGGGAGCCCCTCGGGCGCGCAGCTCCATGTGGCCCGCACGGTGGCCCGCCGCGCAGAGCGGGCGGCGTGGGCCTGCGCCGAGGAACACGGCCTGGACGTCGACGGCGGGGTGAACTCGCTGGCGATCAAGTACCTCAACCGCCTCTCGGATCTGCTGTTCATCATGAGCCGCGCCGCCAACGGCACGGAGCATGAAGTCCTCTGGGTACCGGGAACTGACCGCGAGAAGCCGGCGCGAGCCTGACTGCGCCCGGTTTTGGCGAGCCCCGGAAGATCAGGGGGGCGAATCCGCCGAGGTCGGCAGGTAGTTGGAGCCGGGCGGGGCTGACTCGAGCCAGCTCATCAGTGCCAGCACCTCATCGCGTGCCATGGAGAGCGACGACGTCGACCCGGTGAAACGGTCGCGCACCGTGACGATCATGGAGTCCTCGAACAGCGCGATGGCCTCCAGGCCCGCCGGCTGACGCTGGTGCACGTACGCGGTGGCGACGCGGGGGAAGACCCGCTTGGGGCGCAGGTTCAGTGAGAAGGCCCGGAACCATTCAAGGTTCTCGCCCCGGTACCTGCCCATGCCGAGCACCCACCCGGAGCCGGGGGTCTTCTCGTTGATCTGATACGCGCAA includes these proteins:
- a CDS encoding alpha/beta fold hydrolase, with protein sequence MTNQLHHLTIGSGEHTAVFLHGLFGQGKNFGSIATGLTGVATSYLVDLPNHGRSPWTETFSLDNQAAEVAEWLHQSFDEPVALIGHSLGGKIAMRVALQAPELVEKLMVVDISPARNVEAAQFVNLVAALRSLDLAEVHSRTQAEEALEELIPDRTVRRFLLQNLHHKDHVWFWLANLDLLADSLHAVGGWPHIEGEFDGPVLWVTGGRSPYCLPEHEAPMQALFPRVRQVTVRNAGHWVHADDPETFTSITRMFLTQN
- a CDS encoding sulfite exporter TauE/SafE family protein, which codes for MVTTVLVLVLAVAVGLSLGLLGGGGSILTVPLLTYVAGMGPKEAIASSLFIVGATSMLSLFAHARAGNVQWRTGLVFGAASMAGAFAGGLAGGRIPGFVLMLLFALMMIATSVAMIRGRKAGTTKKRDHLPVAKIVLEGLVVGAVTGLVGAGGGFLVVPALALLGGLRMSVAVGTSLLVISMKSFAGLAGYLTTVSIDWPLVLGVTATAMVGALIGARLTRMVPEKALRKGFGIFVLAMGIFVLSQEVPPLLSSGSGTSG
- a CDS encoding MBL fold metallo-hydrolase is translated as MLLHRFYDEDLAQASYLIGCQAENTAVVVDPRRDIDEYLELAARHDMKIVAVTETHIHADYLSGTRELAAATGATIYVSGEGGEDWQYDFEGERLYDRNTITIGNITIEARHTPGHTPEHLSFLVTDGAFASDPGYLLSGDFVFSGDLGRPDLLDEAAGGVDTRFGGARQLFASLKNVFLQLPDHVQVYPAHGAGSACGKALGALPSTTVGYERTYAWWAPFLASDDEQGFVYELLDGQPDAHAYFGRMKRQNRSGPAVLGHPLAELPELDKASLAAQIGDGEVILVDTRPHDEVHGGTVKGSVNVPGLDKSATYGSWVYDPETDTASLVLLASDRDEANAYRQHLMRVGIDQVAGYTTSLDGLPMYTPTVVQPAELASYERDMLLDVRNKTEHAEGAIDGSYQLSGGRVLWHLDELPRDGRIVSYCRSGVRNSVAASALRRKGYDVAELDGSWLGWVAYQEAAK
- a CDS encoding peptidylprolyl isomerase gives rise to the protein MRIRALAMLSAAALVSFSACTDANQTNTGPVSGENTTTCEYPSAGEPAKAVDAPATTGVPTQGEVTATLELTAGDVTITMDRAKAPCTVNSFVSLAEQGYFDDTVCHRLTDYGIFVLQCGDPSATGMGGPGYSYADELEPIKDLGQAAYPTGTVAMANAGPDTNGSQFFLVYADSQLAPDYTVFGTMDQAGIDVVGGIAAQGVDAGDQTSPIAEAKITAVTLG
- a CDS encoding cob(I)yrinic acid a,c-diamide adenosyltransferase, whose protein sequence is MVTLSKIYTRTGDAGTTRLSDNSEVRKTDLRVEAYGHTDEANSVIGVAVALGGLPDRVVEMLALVRNELFDVGADISNPLDPDPKWPPLRIEQPSIDRLEAYCDELQEDLPVLRSFILPGGSPSGAQLHVARTVARRAERAAWACAEEHGLDVDGGVNSLAIKYLNRLSDLLFIMSRAANGTEHEVLWVPGTDREKPARA
- a CDS encoding DUF2550 domain-containing protein, whose amino-acid sequence is MWEIVWTTLMVIAIVLLPFALLYLRRRWLTGQGGLFDCAYQINEKTPGSGWVLGMGRYRGENLEWFRAFSLNLRPKRVFPRVATAYVHQRQPAGLEAIALFEDSMIVTVRDRFTGSTSSLSMARDEVLALMSWLESAPPGSNYLPTSADSPP